One genomic region from Bacillota bacterium encodes:
- a CDS encoding NADH-quinone oxidoreductase subunit H — MKIILISIAFIIFAPILGGLLSGLDRIISARMQKRVGPSIFQPFYDVFKLFQKENVVVNSSQNFYMICFLIFTVFTGAMLFTGEDILLTVFSSTLAGIFFVLGGYSTYSPYSFIGSERELISMMSDEPMVILMAIGMYMVTHSFFIHDIVAFDKPAIIYLPGVFIGYLFVLTIKMKKSPFDLSMSHHAHQEVVSGIKTEFSGKSLAMIEIAHWYENIFLLGTVYLFFAVSPIIGILVSLLVYFIETFIDNTNARVKWQWLLKSSWIVALVFGATNILILYFVK, encoded by the coding sequence ATGAAAATAATATTGATTTCAATCGCTTTTATTATATTTGCCCCTATTTTAGGCGGACTATTGTCGGGTCTCGACAGAATCATTTCGGCAAGGATGCAAAAAAGGGTTGGGCCAAGCATTTTCCAGCCTTTTTATGATGTATTCAAACTTTTCCAAAAGGAAAACGTTGTCGTAAACAGCTCTCAGAATTTCTATATGATCTGTTTTCTCATCTTCACAGTATTTACAGGCGCAATGCTTTTTACGGGAGAAGATATACTTCTAACTGTATTTTCGTCAACACTTGCCGGAATCTTTTTTGTTCTCGGCGGTTATTCGACATATTCACCCTATAGCTTTATAGGTTCAGAAAGAGAACTTATCTCTATGATGTCAGACGAGCCAATGGTTATACTTATGGCGATAGGCATGTACATGGTGACACACAGCTTTTTTATTCACGATATTGTCGCATTTGATAAACCCGCAATTATTTACTTGCCGGGTGTATTTATCGGCTATTTATTCGTTCTTACAATAAAGATGAAGAAATCACCTTTTGATCTCTCTATGTCTCATCACGCTCATCAGGAAGTAGTAAGCGGAATAAAAACAGAATTTTCAGGTAAATCCCTTGCAATGATAGAAATTGCACATTGGTATGAAAATATATTTTTACTCGGAACGGTTTACCTGTTCTTTGCCGTATCGCCTATAATCGGTATTCTAGTTTCACTTTTAGTTTATTTTATTGAGACATTCATTGATAACACAAATGCTAGAGTAAAATGGCAGTGGTTATTAAAATCATCGTGGATTGTGGCGTTAGTATTCGGAGCTACAAACATATTGATTTTATATTTTGTAAAATAA
- a CDS encoding NADH-quinone oxidoreductase subunit B family protein — protein MSYFKKSPWLIHYDGSSCNGCDIEVLACLTPLYDIERFGIINTGNPKHADIFLITGSVNEQNKEVIQNIYSQMPDPKVVIAVGICAASGGVFADCYNVMGGVDKLIPVDVYVPGCAARPEAIIDGVVKGLDVLEQKYSQKNNTDKKENA, from the coding sequence ATGTCATATTTTAAAAAATCTCCATGGCTTATACATTATGACGGTTCCAGCTGTAACGGCTGCGATATCGAAGTCCTCGCTTGTCTGACCCCTCTGTATGACATTGAACGATTCGGAATAATCAATACAGGGAACCCTAAGCACGCTGATATCTTTTTAATAACAGGTTCTGTCAATGAACAAAATAAAGAGGTAATACAAAATATTTATTCCCAAATGCCCGACCCAAAGGTGGTTATCGCAGTGGGAATATGTGCAGCGTCAGGCGGAGTTTTTGCAGATTGCTATAATGTCATGGGCGGAGTAGACAAACTTATCCCTGTCGATGTCTATGTCCCGGGCTGTGCCGCCCGCCCCGAAGCAATAATAGACGGCGTTGTTAAAGGTCTTGATGTTCTCGAACAGAAATACAGCCAGAAAAATAATACGGATAAGAAGGAAAACGCATGA
- a CDS encoding NADH-quinone oxidoreductase subunit C — protein sequence MTEEQKTEIIDLDTLLSKCATLKEKGYRLVQIGCTETETEIQINYTFDKNYEFINLRLLSKRGESVPSIQSVYDCAFIYENEIAELFGINVTDMPIDFKGKLYKTAVSAPFALNPEKQEEIL from the coding sequence ATGACAGAGGAGCAAAAAACCGAAATAATAGATCTGGACACGCTCTTATCAAAGTGTGCGACGCTTAAGGAGAAAGGTTATCGCCTTGTGCAGATTGGCTGCACAGAAACCGAAACCGAAATACAGATAAATTATACTTTCGATAAAAATTATGAATTCATAAATCTAAGATTGTTGTCCAAACGCGGCGAGTCTGTCCCCAGCATTCAATCAGTATATGACTGTGCATTTATTTATGAAAATGAAATTGCCGAACTTTTTGGAATAAATGTCACAGATATGCCTATTGATTTTAAAGGAAAATTATATAAAACCGCAGTTTCAGCACCCTTTGCTTTAAATCCCGAGAAACAGGAGGAAATACTCTAA